The DNA window CAATGCTACTCAAGCCAGCCGTGAACCAGTACCTAGTCCATCCATCTCAGCTTCTCGAAAGAAGCAGAAGATAGGTTCCTCAATACCTTCTCAGTCCTTTGGTGGGCCAACTCCTTCTTTCCACCCTCAATCAATGGGTGCAGCTAACCAGCCATCTTCATCAGCAGCAAAGCGTGGACCCATGATGGGTGCGAAAGGCAAAAAGCATAAATCAGTGAGTTACACAGTTAAAGTACTAATGCTAGAcatttttttttcctaatttaGTTTATAACATGTTTTACTTTGCAGATGCCTCCTGGTGCATCTTCAATGAAAATGCAGTATCCTTCCGGTCCAGCTGGAAGAGGTCAATTTAGTAACCGTATTGCTGGTGGCCTTGCAACTGAACCTGTAGAAGGAACATCATTTGATTCGTTGATCGGAAGGAAAGTCAGGACTAGATGGCCTGATGATAATAACTTCTATGAAGCTGTTATAACTAATTATAATCCTATTGAGGTATATCTAACTCGTAATGATATATAAACTACCTTAACATTTATTTGGTACTCAATGTGTCTCCATATACTCTTTCTTCAGGGACGACATTGTCTTGTTTACGATCTAGGTACTAATCATGAGACAATAGAGTGGGTTGACCTTACTGAGGTAGATACATGCCTTGTATTCTTTCATATaacattttgctattttatttGAAAGTTATATTTATTTCAAATATACCTTTAGCATTCTTTGTTTTAATCTGTGATATAGAATGTAGAAACACATTAAACTGAAACCAGATATTATATAAGTTTCATGAGCAAGATGCTTCATGCGTTGATGATTTAAACAAAGTCTTCTGTTGAAAATTTAATACCTGATACTATGATAACGTTACATGTATTTTCTACAGATACCTTTGAAACCTTTAATAAGAATCAATAGGCTACATAGACTTTTGCTCTGAGTAAGCTTAATTGAAGACTACTTTCTACTTTATGTTGGAAGCAAATAAAGAATGCTGAACATCTTCAACATCTTCAACTTGATAGACTGTTTAAAACTGAATTATGTAGAAAAAAAACTCCATTAATCTTACTTTTGATTATGCATCAATTTGTTGCATCTCTAGCCCAAGTTTGAATTGTGTTGATACAAGTTATTGATCAAGCCAGTAATAGGTTTCTGCTCTTAGTTCTTACTATTTTTTCCATGAAAAAAAATGCAACACAGTTGCTCTTTGTTTCTGTGCCACAAGGTTTCTGATGATTGTGTATCATTGTCAATCTGTGTTTTCTATTGTAATGTATACTTGTATTATCACTGACATGGTCCAATGTATGCATGTGCATCATGATTTTGATAATCTTGCCAAGATTGCATGTCGGATGATGATGATACTTCACACTGGAATGAGTCTTATATTATCGATATTATCTTTGCAGATTTCTCCGAATGACATACAGTGGGAAGGTGAAGACCCTGGAATTTCTCACCATGGAGGTTATGGCGGACCAGGTCATGGACCGAATAGACATCTTGGGCGGGATAGTGCTCCAGGTGCTGGAAGAGGACGGACAATGGTGAAAGGTCAATCCAAGAAGGACTTCCAACCATCACAGAATGGCATCGGAAAGAAGGGACCAGGTGACATTCAGTTGCTTCACACCGATACTCTAATTAAGGAGGTATAAAGTTAGGGTCTACTTCATACGCACTGTTATGGTGGTCTGTGTTTATTGACTAGTATTAACTGTGGCAGGTAGAGAGAGTTTTTAGTTCTAATCATCCAGACCCTGTAGAGATAGAGAAGGCAAAGAAAGTGCTCAAGGTTTAAGAATTGTGAATGATACTTTGTTTGATTTTTTAGTTGTTTCTGTATGGGACTAGCTGTGGTCTAATCTTTTGAAAAAAACAGGAGCATGAACAATCTCTTACTGAGGCAATTGCATGGCTTGGTGATTTATCTGATGGTGAAAGTGGTATGTTAAGTAAACTGTTAACTTTGATTTAATAAAAGCTGCATGCTTATTTCTTTTTGGTGACATAGTTTGGACTGTTGGCATTCATTCTCTGCAGCATTTTGTGTTTTTAACCTTTATACTCTTCGCCAGTACATGTGTGCCTTTTGCAGTTATAGTTTGTGGTTTTAACCTTTATACTCTACGCCATTCCTTACTTCTTCCTAATGTCCTTACAGATGAGGGTGGCCGTTTTTCACATGCACAAGGAATGGATAGGGAATGACAAACATCATTGAAATTATTGGCGATATGGATAGAAAAGATATATAGTGAATTGCCCGCTAGTGCTGGCGACAAAGGTCTTTTTCTAACTGTTATGCATCAACATGGTAAAGTTCCAGCTTTGACGTTAGGATTTTGTTGTACAATTCCATAATTCAGCTAAGCTTCCTAACATTTGTTTCATTGTAGCTTAGGCAAAAGCCACATAGCAGGTCGGTTGCCCCTTCATTAATTGGATAGTGCAAGCGTGCGTATATGTTCATTAATAGTTGGCATTAAGGTGTAGTCATGTAAAAAAATTGTGTTCATGTTGAGTTTTAGCTTctcttatttaaaaattttggCATCGACAATGATGGGCCGTTATTGAATAATAGCCAAAAGGCATAGATAGTGTTAATTATATATGCCGGCCTTGTATGATGTTTTCAAGCCACTTATCGTATCTGAATGCATGGCTAGTGAAGGGTGGCTGCTGCAGAATGCTACTGTTGATTTGTCACAGTTTGTTATGTTGAAATATGCAACTGTTTATTTGCCATAGTTGCGCAGCTGATTATTGGAATGGTTAGGAAAAAGCTGATGAAATTGAGGCGATTATGTGATATGGTTGCAGGTAGCCTCTCTTGATCATATTAGGAATATGTTGAATGTTTATCATCTAGTGATTTGGACATTGTTTTGTTCTAGTA is part of the Salvia splendens isolate huo1 chromosome 6, SspV2, whole genome shotgun sequence genome and encodes:
- the LOC121808568 gene encoding protein EMSY-LIKE 3-like — its product is MDEYGPYDSSGTDDDFPPPHQNRMSRGGCISGNGRPAAVGSMPYTRMYEENDMEAKIHQLEQEAYSSVLRAFKAQADAISWEKEGLITELRKELRLSNEEHRDLLNRVNADETIRRIREWKQSGVAVHNATQASREPVPSPSISASRKKQKIGSSIPSQSFGGPTPSFHPQSMGAANQPSSSAAKRGPMMGAKGKKHKSMPPGASSMKMQYPSGPAGRGQFSNRIAGGLATEPVEGTSFDSLIGRKVRTRWPDDNNFYEAVITNYNPIEGRHCLVYDLGTNHETIEWVDLTEISPNDIQWEGEDPGISHHGGYGGPGHGPNRHLGRDSAPGAGRGRTMVKGQSKKDFQPSQNGIGKKGPGDIQLLHTDTLIKEVERVFSSNHPDPVEIEKAKKVLKEHEQSLTEAIAWLGDLSDGESDEGGRFSHAQGMDRE